The segment GTCAATTGTTTAATTTTGAGCATAATATTTGTATTAGTTATATCGGTATAACTTATGAGACATctgtaataattcaattttaagaaaataaatttaaaattaaaatcgaATCCTATgaaaatttatacaaaatataaGATGTATTGAACATGATACAAACACAACATGGTAAAAATAATTTGTACATGACATAACAGAAAaaattatatgaatatatattaacgtattaaaatttatataaaacaatttattaattttaaaattttgtaaatttctAATActcaaaacaagaaaaaaaattatcACAAATATGAACACGTCACGTCATAAAcacaaatatatttaaattgaatAACTAAAATAAACTATGAAGAATACGTAATAAATTTCAACACAACAATGcacaaaagaaattataaaataaattaaaattatacacgaaaaaatatagaaaataattaaatatgcaagaaaataatattaatataacatGAATATATAAATGATGCATAGTATAGCTACGGTGGATATCGTTCAcatgaagactaaaagtactagtaattactgtcttcctattatttaaccgataaattcgagtgattgattacaactaaaattaactaaattaattaactatgaATGCGACAAAGAACAAAACACTAAAATAATCGAGTAAAAACCAAGAAGCaaaacaatacccaagaaagaatttACCTAGATTTCATTTATTACTGtcaatctaaattacgcaatttATTTACTTAGtaacttgatccgtaaaaatccctaaattatgctaatatctctttcgagagtaagagaaACTGACTCtatgttgattaattaaaatttatttcttattaaaacctctattattgcattaactcgagttatggattcccctattagatttgactcttatactgtagatttatgtcgtcttatttctaggattgcatgcaactccactcaattacgcaagatttactcttaaacagggtttgTTCCTCTCTAATTTAAGCACACCAAATATGGAAcaataatctagaaatattaaaccaagaattaagcacacataattgagaacaagatctaagggtttattgtgtaaaataaaaatcaaacgacATAATTCATCATAAGGGTTCATCTCCCTTGGGTATTTAAAAAATTAGGTCATGCTTTCAATAAAAACATCCAAAATATAGTAtaactaaaagaaataaagaagctCATGATGGCTTCTTAAGAAATCAAATgcaatcttcaatcttgatggaaatctgcttcaaaatcgacttcaatggtgtttttcgagttgttttcttaaATATTCTATAATGACTCACttctatcttcttatttttgtcatatatacattttagaatgCTCGAAAAACCTAAAAAATGTGATTTCTCACAATTTAGGGTGCAAATTAGTGAAATCGACACGGCCTACAACAAGGATGTGTGGAATGGGTCAACCTATGTTGCTCCTGTAGCTTGCTTCGATTTTTGCTCATTTTTTGCCATGTTTGCTCCCAAATACTCTATTAAgtataaaaatatcaatttaaaggattagaagcataaaATTCACTATTGACATCGAATAATCACTCAACAACGCATTAAAAATGAGGTTAAAATGTTACTTTTAATACTTATCAATAAACATGtaaaattatatacataaaataaattattaacatataaattcacaaaaataacataatatatattttttattttatagcgAAATAAATGAACCCAAAACAATATATCATTTTCCCTTCACTATATTTTACCTCCACTTCCTTCAAATTAATTATCAAGCCCCTCAATCTCAAATTAAGCAATCCTTTGCCTTTATATaggtataaatatatattaaaagttaTTTACGTGATTACAATAATAGAAGAgtcaaaataatacataaattatacatattatatattatattacaagGTTTCAAGCTCACAGATGACATGAACGATTTGTTTTATTGCCACATGAGTTGTTTAATTTGATGACACATGAATTTCTTCttcttatttaattaaaatctaCAGCTTTttgttcaaaataaattttaaattcttaataaacatgataaagatgaaataaattaaatttcaatattaataATTTCTAGTTTCTTAAATAGAATAAACAAATTTCAAGTAAAGTTAataaattaacatatttaattttataattaacatGAGATAGAATAACCATATAAATTTAATACATCAAAATATTTTATCCTTTTATTAACATGATTAATATGAGATAGACTAAGTCTTAGTTAGGTTAGCATTAGCATTGTTGTCAATATAAAAATACGTGAGTTAGAGTGcgtttatctttttatttaagagtagaGAGATGTTATGAATAGTTCCAAACTCACTTCTCACCACCATTAcccttttattataattaaaaatgatATGAACCCATGTGTTGGCTTGATGGTTAAGGTGCTTATTGCCCCAGGTGTAACCTGAGTTCGAGTCGTGTAAGTTGTATTGTTGTTAGGGCATTATCCTCCTATTATATTTCaccaaaccaaaaaaaaaaaaaaagaaattaaagatGATATATTTGTGCTGATAGAATGAAGATGGCTTATCATCGCTCTAAATTAgtcatatatattaaattttaatttaatatttcttttttttcagAAATCCGTTGAAGGAATCTAAGTTTAACACTAAAGACACAAATTTGatacaaaaatattttaagttagtcaaatttttaaatattattttattattctaatttaatttaattttttaattaaaacgaGTGAAATAAAATTAGAGTCGATAATAAATATAAACACCATGACTAAGTCGGACCCAACCGATGCTCAACCGAATGTGAATCGTTAAACAGCTCTACGAAACAGTGAACCATGAGTGCAATGATTTAAGGTTCTACAGTTGAGCATCGGTTTAACGGATCAAACCTCATAAGCAAAAAACATAGATAATATTTGCCGCCTTGATTTGAATGCAATGTAAAATTTGCTTTTAACTTTCATTTGCTCCGCATATCATCCCTACCCaaatacaaataaatattttaatatattgatAGTAAACTAATTTTATGTATTTAATGTatctaatttttctcaattttttaACAGAATACTACTAAGCTTGTGATTTCTTACTTAAATTTTATCAAGGATGCAATTAAAGTGTCGAAGTTCAAAAACAAGCGAAATCGGGCTACATTGGAACAAAAAACAAGTTGTAGGGCTGAATTGAAAATTACAGAATTATTTTTGGGATGATAAAAAAATCAGACTTTTGACTTTGACAAATTCTATATTTAGAAAATCTGATATTGTGGTGGGTTGTTATGATTCTAGGAGCAAATCATGTGAAATTGGTTCTTTGAGAGGTGTTTTGGTTCTTTGAAAGGTGTATATAAAGGATTGTAACTGTGGCATGAGAACACACTCTTGAATTGAAAAGGCAATTTAGCACATTCTTAAGTCTATTGCATTTGAAACATTTTGCCATTTATTTCCCCTTTTTATACTTTGGTGCTATCGAaatcattttttttgaaaaacggggtcgacttggttttgaaaacgaaaacaaacatgggagtcaccaccaatcatTTTTGATAAGGTGTGgtcgggtcacctcgtaaaaaGTGGTTagttttaataaatggtttgatttattttaaacaacgattttggtctacgaaattcagaAATAcgagttcaggagtcggttacgcacgaggaatgattagcaccctcgtaacgcccaaaattggtacctagttgattaattagtgccTTAATGTCAAAATTTGAGAACTTTGAAGATTTTAAAAGTACGAtcctttgttaaaatattatttaataatttttttgagaAAATGGCGTATTTCAcgttgatcgaggaaaagaattatgtctcgtaagttaggacacaatatctTAAATCTCCGAAACGAGGATAAACactgaaaattatttatttttgaaagatCTTTAATTTTCTCGATTTTTAGAAAGAAATCATACCCCGTAAGTTAGAATACGATTTTTCTTAATACCgagattattttaaaaaatttcaaaaacattCGTATATTCGGATTTATCGAGAAAATTGAAATCCCGTAAGTTAGGGAGCGACTTTTCGAATCTCGAAATACGAAATATTGCTTATTTGAAACAACATTTTAGTGTATCGAGTAAAAATATAAcgtgatttatagtaaaatataaaagCAAATTACGGTGCTAATACACGTGACAACATAATAGCATGTGCAATAATACAAGTAAGcaaatatataaaatgaaatagaaacaagtctaataatataaaaatataaataaataaataaacaagtaaaAACTATCAAAagtttaaacaaataaataataaataataaaaataaaataagcaaataaataagtaaatataaaatataaaatataacaaaatataaataataataataataataataataataataatataatagtaataataataataacaaagaacagaaataaaatagtaataaaaataatattaacagtAATAATAATGGtgataataaataatagtaaaaataatagtaataataataatacattaaactataagtaaacacaaaagaaaatataataataataataataataatagtaataatacaatagtaataataataataataataataataatagtgataaaaattaaaataatagtaataataagggtaataataataaatagtaataataatacattgataagaagaataataatatgttattgataagaataataataatatgttaaaataataataaattaattaattttaataacaaaaaaccaaaagggattaaattgaactcAAAATAGAAATTTGGggtaaatttgaaataaataaaaaaggaaggAAACCATATTGAACgcgcgaataacaaggagggaccaaaagggaaatTTTCCTTTCCCTTCCAAAACGCAAGCCTCAAGAGGGATCAATTTGAAATCAAAACAAATTTCGGGGTAAAAATTAGAAATAATGAAAGATTTAATTGCAAAACTATAAAAAAGCAaaagggctaaaagtgcaattagcccttctACTTAAAAACACGTTGATCCTGAGGCGGGTCTGGTCAGATCGAGTCGGACCAAGGCAAAATGACGTCATTTTAAGGCTTATGAGCTTAGGCCAAATCGACGTCGTTTTGATCCCTTATATAAGTcaaattttttacaaaaaaaaaatcattccaccctccaaaaataaaaaataaaaaatctgaaAAGCTCTCTCCTCCCTTTTCTCTTAGCCCCATCTCCAGTGGGGGCTCCGGCGAACCATTGCCGCGCCAATTGTCGGTGTCGACGCCACCGTCTGCAGCGGCGAGAAGGCCAAATgtcccttttttttttaggcGAGTAAAAGGGTaaggtttttgttttatttttttttttgctatatttatatatatatatatatatattatttttaaagaaaaaaagaaaatatgtaTGTACTTGTATTcaaggaagaaaataaagagataaataaactaaaaataaagaaaataaagaccTTTGCGCATTGAATCTGTTTTTTGATCTGCCTGctattttttttattgatttttttgtgTTTGAATCTGTTCTTGTATTTTTTTCAATTCAGTAGCGAAGAAAAAATTACAATGGTTTTAAATATTGGAGACAGTATTCTTAAAATAAGTAGTTCTTACAAGAAACAATCACGAACCCTAAAACTtgaattataaaacaaaaatggaaaataagaaaaatagagtatttaatttttttgctTTAAGATTTTACTCTATAACATATAAATAACTAATCTAATGCGAAACGTGATTTGGATACCatactaattatatatatatattacattgtccttaaatttaaaatgtatttacactataaatatttggtatgtggcatgaaaataaataaagcaTTTATGGAGGAAAATTACAACTTAAATCCCtcctattttttatataattttcaatAATGTTCTACAAATTGTATTTCATAATAAATCTTTCATAATAAATCTTTCCAATttgtttatatttaataattcaaccTACAATTTCTCAACAACAACTTCTCCATATAACCTGTACATACCCTATCATAAACAAAGATCTTGCTAACATCACTGTAAGTGGAAAAGGAGGGTGAAGCCTTGTGACAGATTTAGCTTTGAAGCTTCACATAGCCTGTTCATCAcctgtaaaaataaataaatatataagaaagATTTGAAATGATGGAAATAAGTAATGTTTCACATGCTTATATCATAagttttaattataatttcaagcTCATTTTATTAAAACTATACCAAATTCATCACATCTAAGATTCCAATATGAATAAATAAACTTCTCTTCAATATCTTTACTTTTCTTTCAAACGATCTTTCTCAAAGCCCACTTCCACACCAACTTAGCTTTCAATGCCtgcaaaaatctataaaaaaattgTTATTATCATCATGTTCCTAAGGAAAGTTAGATGTACCAAACTGAAAAGCTCTGAAATGTTTGAAATGGTTTTTTTGTACCTGTCCCATGACTCTGAAGAAACCAATCACAGATTTTGCCGCTCATCTTTCAATCTGATTCCCTCGGGATGACATTTTTATAAACAATACGAACGCGAGGTATGTGGGAAATCTTAGACCACTCTCGTCCTTTATCGCTTGAGCACTCTTCTTCCAGCAACGGACAATTGTAAATATATAAATAACCAAGCGAGAGAAGCATTTCTTTTTCCGGAAGTGATGATAGCTTGGGACAATTCACCATTCGCAATGTTCGAAGAGAGGCGAGGTCTTGAAAGCCCTCGGAGAACATAAATTCCAGGTTCTCAAAATCTAAAACGCCGATAAAGGTTAGAGAAGGAGGCAGCATCATTCCAATCCCTTCTTCTGGGAAGGACACCACGTTTGAGCATCCTCCACCTCCGATGGTCAATTCTTGAAGAGAGGTGAGTCTATGGAATCCCCATTCCACGAGCGACCTATAAATTTTGGGTGCATTTGAGATGTCTAGTGATGTGAGATTGGCAGGGAAACTCTCCGATGGAAATGATATGTCAGCTGAACAGTTGAACACACATAATTTTCTAAGGGAGATGTTGCTGACCATGCACTTTGGAAGGGCTCCAAAATTTCCACAACCATCAACTGAGAAAGCTCTGAGGTTGGTGGCAACTGTAAGCAACCCACGTTCCTCAATAGAAACCAAATTTGAACACTCTCTCAATCGAATCTCCTGGAGATGGATGAGCTTGTCTAGCCCTCGTGGTAGAGATTTAATTCCAGAACATTCAATTAGCATAGATTCAAGGCAAGCGGTTTCGTCAAACTCTTGGGCTATGCATTCCAACTCTGGACATCTATCAATATCCAGAGACTTAAGCGTTGTGGGTAACTTGGTGTTTGAAAATAGGCAACTCAGCTTTAAGCAGCCCCTAATTCGGAGAAGTTGAAGCTGATTGCAAATATTTTTGTGCCCCTTCGATGACAAAGACTTTAGACATGGACACATTTGTATTTCCAAGTCCTGAAGAAGACAGAGGGTACTATTCATACTCTTATTATCTTCTTTTTCATCAACCAAATACTCCAAATTCTTACAGTTTGTAATTTCCAGCTTTTTTAAATTAGGAGGTAAGATATTCTTTGCAAAAGAAACCAAGCCTGGACAGCCAGAAATGTTCATCACTGTAAGGAATGTGAGCTCATGTAAGACTTTTGGCAGTCTATTGAGTCTTTCACAGCTATATATCCACAGAGATTCAACACGTGAAACCTTGTCAGGTTGCAATTCGGCTTCCTCAGTTTCCAAAGAGTGCAGTTGAGGACAACACCAAACTGCAATGGAACGATGTCCAATTAAACTTAACCCATGCTGCGATAAAGATTCCAACTCCTTCCAACCACAAATCCTAAAGTGTTCTGAGTTCCCAAACCTCAACTTTATCCTATCTACTGGAATATTAAACTTTGAAATGTTAGAAAGAGAAAGAATTTGCAAAGAGGAAACCTCCTTTGCAGAAGAAGAGCAATCATCCACCAGTTCTGCACACCCTTCTATCCTTAATCCACACAGTGATGGGAAACTTGATATCGAAACTACCAAACTCGTACATGTAAGAATTTCAAGTTTCTGCAAGGAGGAAACATGGGTAGGCAACCTTCCCAACAATTGAGGACAATCTACGATTGAAATTTCACGGAGGATGGAGAATTTCAAAACCTTCTCGTCTCCTCCACAAGTGTCCCACTCCTTCCAGTTTGGAAGACTCTCAAAAGACAGAATCTCTAATGATGCAAATGGCTTCAATTCATTTTCTCCAAAGAACTCAACACCAATCTTTTGTACCTCATGGAAACCAATAATTGAAAGATCTTTTAACAATGGCAACCTTCCAACTGATGGTAGTGATTTGCAATTTTTACAATTGTAAAGCTTCAAAGACGACAAATTCTTGAAGGAAGAATCTGCTACCCAAGATGAGAATTTTGCACCACCGTAATTCTCAATAATGAGTTGCTCAAGCTTTTTCTGAGGACAAAGAACGTCCAACACCTGCTCTTCAACTTCTTTTTTCCTTGTATAATTCTCCAAGTCTGTACTCCAATGTAGTTCTAACCCATCAATCCCTGGCTTCTCATTTAACTTAACTTCCCTCGCATCTCGACCATTAACATTCTCCAACCCAGAAAGACGAAAATTACCTCTAAGGTTTGACAAATTTTTCAATTCTCTAATAAGATGTCCATCACCTTTCCCTATAACAAAATTAGATAATGTTTGAAGTTTGGTTAGCTGATCAAATCCAGAGGGCATCCTTTCTATTGAATAAGCACCACTAATATCAAGAAAATGCAAACTGACAATTTCTTAATATTAGAGTCTCCAAATGATAAAGACTACACAAAGAATCAGGTAAACAATTGATTCTGGTGCGAGAAAAATTTAAGTAGCGTAgatgttttaaattttcaaaGAGGTCAGGCAAATCATAGATCACAGACCCACGCAAAGAAAGAACCCTTAAGTAGCTAAGTCTTGGCAACAAATCATCCAAGACAACATTAGATAAATAGAATTCATGATAGCTTGGATCCATTAAGGTTAAGGGTAAGAAAGTACGTAAAGAAGTCATTTAATAAAATGCTTCAAACTTCTTTACAATGTGATACCGATCATCGCTAACAAAAGCAAAGTGACGAGAACGATGCGAAAACTTTTGTTGCTTTTCACCCCCCAGTCCGCAACACATTTCTCCTGCAACTAATTGAGCTAAATCACTCATAAGATCATGCATCACGAAACGGGATTTATCTTTACTAGATATTTGGAAATATGACCTTGACACTAGGTCTTGAAAATATTGGTTTCCAAGACATTTGGCTTGACTTTTAGCTTTTGGTTGCAGGAAACCTTCTGCCCTCCATAACAAGATTATCTCTTCTTCTTCGAATTCATAATCTTTAGGAAATATGGAGCAGTATGCAAAGCATCGTTTCAGATGCGGAGGAAGATAATGATAGCTTAATCGCAAAGCAGGAATTATGCCACATGGATCTTCTGGTAGGTTCCATATCTCGCTCTCATATATTTTTTCCCATTCACTATGATCCTTAACTGTGCGTAATAAGCTTCCAATAGCTTTTGCTGCCAAAGGTAAGCCGTTGCACTTTTTCACTATGTTCTCTCCAACTTCTTTAAATTGGAGATGCCCATCAAAGTTTCTTGCTTTCAATGCATGCTGAGCAAATATGAATAAACAATCAGGATGCGAGAGTTTATCCAAGTAAAAAGCTTTCACCGAATCCACATTAGATGAAACCTTTTCAAGTCGAGTTGTTACAATAATCTTGGTTCCTGCTCCAAAAGGAGCCCGTAAGATCGTCCAATCAGTGGAACTCTCGTTCCAAATGTCATCTAAAACCAGCAAGAACCTTTTTCCTGACAACTTCTCCTTCAACTTGACTTGAAGTAAATTCAGGTCATTGTAAGCGCATGGCTCAGAAATGATGGACTGTAAAATTGTCTTAGTTATATTAACTGCATCAAATTCATCAGAAACACATACCCAGGCCTTGTGATCAAAAGACTCCTTAATGCTGGCATCATTGTAAACAAGCTGAGCAAGAGTTGTTTTCCCCATCCCTCCCATGCCAACAATGGAAATGACGCAAACTCCATCTGAGTTGTTAATTTTGAGCAACTCAAGCATTTCTTGCTTCTCATTGGCTCTACCAACATACTCTACAGCTCCATCCATCAAGGAAGTTGGTTGCAGCCTGGGTTTCTTTCCCTTGGAAGTTGCGCCTTGAGACATGATCTCACTCAACCCCAAACTACTTCTTCGAGTGTTCAAACTATTCAGTCTACCGGTGATTTCTTTTATCTTTGAAATCATCTTATTATTGAACTTAAAAGAGGTTGGAGAGAAATTAGCACCAGTACAGCAGGTAGGAATGAGTTTCTGTACCTTACTAGTGCTGGCTTGAGCTTGAGGATTTTGGAGCTTGAGACGCAACTGTTGGTAAGCGAACTCGTCCAAGATGTCATCCACATCGTAAGCTAAGTCTTGGAGATCGTCCAACCAATTCTTCACACCCTCGTCCTCGTCCTTGATCTGCTTCTCCTCTGCACGGTTCAACACTGCATTGATCTCGGGTAATATGGCTTGCCACTGCTCGAGGTGCTAGTGGACTTGCCTGTGATAGGCCACAAAGTTGAGCACAGAGTCAACCAACTTGCCAGACAACAGCTCCAAAAACACAGAAAGGGCAGCCTCTCCAATGACAGACATGGTGGAATTACGACAAAGAAATGAAAGAGAGAGATGAACAAGCAAAACGGAAATTCAGGGAAAGAAATGGAGATGGATTGTGTATAATTGGAGTGAACAGGCAATGAGTTGAAGTGATTGAATAATGAGAAATGAGATGGACCCCAAATGCCAGTTGGAGGGCGAGCATTGATGGGAAAACACGAGGAAAGTGGAAAACAGGTCACGGTCTTTGAAATATGCTTTAATCAAAGTAAGAATCTTTTGCTTTATGATTTTTCGCCACCTAAATATGCTTTAATCAAAAGATAATGTTATTAAAAaagcaaataattttttttaaaaacgcaAATCATTTTCTAAAATGAGATAAACATAAATCAATTCAGTAAAGATATAATTGTAATTATTTACGCCACACTATATTTTGTAGGAGAATtacaataaattaattttattcaataatTTTAGATATATCCATTACTtttgaattaagaaataaaatttattacttatttttattagagttttattaatttttaatttcgaATTTAAACTTATACAAAtcattctatttttttatattacaaATACAatgattatttattaaaatatgcaTCGTCAAATGTTGTTTTAGGGATATCTCGACACTTATTAGTGTCGAGTTCAATGGATTGTCAATGTCATGGATTTTTTCACGCCTCATTGACAGGGCGAAGTTAGAACAATCATATAGGAGGCtgaatgaaatttaaattttttatagtatatatcattataatttttaaaggattaaatcgaatttttacaattttaagaGAGGTCAAAGTACagttttacttttactaatttaaaatttttaaaaaaaatttaagaatttaaatagtaattttacattttaagagGGCCGAGGCTATGCCGGCCCTCCTCTAAATTTGCCACTACTCGTTAGAATCAAAGTAATTATTAGATATGATTACAACACCTTGACACTTATAAATGTTAAGTTCAttgtgaaatatttaaaatttaaacaataaattttaatttaattttaaaacgaTGGAGGATAAAATTCTACCTTAAATTCACAtctattatgatttttttaaatatccTTAAAAACATATAGATTTGTTACCCATCTTTTTATTTAAGTGCGATTGGCCACCTCAAAAAGTAAAAACATattctattaataaaattttaaatcaaattaagacttattaaaagataaatttttgGTTTACAAAACTAAAATTGAGTTCTAGAGTAAACTCACGTTACAATAGTAAATTCACAATTTTAAtatcttatatttttatatttttaaaggatatagtaaataataatgtttaaaaattccaatttcactaaattttattttggaaattttattttaagaaatgaAATGAATTCTTTTTTAAAAAAGATAATAAAAgagatttatatatttatttaaaaaattaattcgtggcatcccaagaactttagaaaaacattgagaaaacaaaataaaatatattatatgacATAAATAAGTGTATGCTAATACTCATCCTAAACTCATCAAATGCAAGTTCCTTACTTATGAGTTCAACCAATACAAAATTTTAGATACTAAAATTAAGTCTAAAATTTTGTCTACGTCcgattcaaataaaaatattaaacttgaGCTCGAAttgatttatttatatttaaatttttacattaatatttatataaaataaatttaaaaaatattaatacattacatacactaaaaatattaaaataaatgtttcgaacaaattgaaaatatattaaaaaatatttatatttaaataac is part of the Gossypium arboreum isolate Shixiya-1 chromosome 5, ASM2569848v2, whole genome shotgun sequence genome and harbors:
- the LOC108465750 gene encoding putative disease resistance RPP13-like protein 1 isoform X2 — encoded protein: MISKIKEITGRLNSLNTRRSSLGLSEIMSQGATSKGKKPRLQPTSLMDGAVEYVGRANEKQEMLELLKINNSDGVCVISIVGMGGMGKTTLAQLVYNDASIKESFDHKAWVCVSDEFDAVNITKTILQSIISEPCAYNDLNLLQVKLKEKLSGKRFLLVLDDIWNESSTDWTILRAPFGAGTKIIVTTRLEKVSSNVDSVKAFYLDKLSHPDCLFIFAQHALKARNFDGHLQFKEVGENIVKKCNGLPLAAKAIGSLLRTVKDHSEWEKIYESEIWNLPEDPCGIIPALRLSYHYLPPHLKRCFAYCSIFPKDYEFEEEEIILLWRAEGFLQPKAKSQAKCLGNQYFQDLVSRSYFQISSKDKSRFVMHDLMSDLAQLVAGEMCCGLGGEKQQKFSHRSRHFAFVSDDRYHIVKKFEAFY
- the LOC108465750 gene encoding putative disease resistance protein RGA1 isoform X1; translation: MPSGFDQLTKLQTLSNFVIGKGDGHLIRELKNLSNLRGNFRLSGLENVNGRDAREVKLNEKPGIDGLELHWSTDLENYTRKKEVEEQVLDVLCPQKKLEQLIIENYGGAKFSSWVADSSFKNLSSLKLYNCKNCKSLPSVGRLPLLKDLSIIGFHEVQKIGVEFFGENELKPFASLEILSFESLPNWKEWDTCGGDEKVLKFSILREISIVDCPQLLGRLPTHVSSLQKLEILTCTSLVVSISSFPSLCGLRIEGCAELVDDCSSSAKEVSSLQILSLSNISKFNIPVDRIKLRFGNSEHFRICGWKELESLSQHGLSLIGHRSIAVWCCPQLHSLETEEAELQPDKVSRVESLWIYSCERLNRLPKVLHELTFLTVMNISGCPGLVSFAKNILPPNLKKLEITNCKNLEYLVDEKEDNKSMNSTLCLLQDLEIQMCPCLKSLSSKGHKNICNQLQLLRIRGCLKLSCLFSNTKLPTTLKSLDIDRCPELECIAQEFDETACLESMLIECSGIKSLPRGLDKLIHLQEIRLRECSNLVSIEERGLLTVATNLRAFSVDGCGNFGALPKCMVSNISLRKLCVFNCSADISFPSESFPANLTSLDISNAPKIYRSLVEWGFHRLTSLQELTIGGGGCSNVVSFPEEGIGMMLPPSLTFIGVLDFENLEFMFSEGFQDLASLRTLRMVNCPKLSSLPEKEMLLSLGYLYIYNCPLLEEECSSDKGREWSKISHIPRVRIVYKNVIPRESD